The Candidatus Koribacter versatilis Ellin345 genome has a segment encoding these proteins:
- a CDS encoding sigma 54-interacting transcriptional regulator, whose protein sequence is MGIKLPEPEKLRDIFSALGFVTTGTSMSGVLQCAYKASHASDTTVLLQGETGTGKQVLARAIHALDEKRGRFPFVTVHCSTISESLAESELFGHRKGSFSGAVSARSGLFQAAERGTVFLDDVNDLPLRLQPKLLDALQRGSIRPLGSDREQHVDVRIIAAANRQLEPLVAQGEFRADLYHRLNVIKVNLPPLRERDGDDLAALVLEFAHRYPALYQRIESLDPELLQYLKVCRFEGNVRELENAVQRMLFLKNEGDSLTRADWLRQEADSATETQAASDIPAAANLLWLIMVRNELPFPELMRKIEGELLRRALQVSGKTRREIAQLLQTSERTLYHKMSAHGIGGSKEA, encoded by the coding sequence TTGGGAATCAAACTGCCCGAGCCAGAAAAACTGCGCGACATCTTCAGCGCATTGGGATTTGTGACCACTGGTACGTCCATGTCGGGCGTCCTTCAGTGCGCATACAAGGCGTCCCATGCCAGCGATACCACGGTGCTCTTACAGGGCGAAACGGGCACCGGGAAGCAAGTCCTTGCGCGTGCCATCCATGCCCTCGACGAAAAACGGGGACGCTTCCCGTTCGTCACCGTGCATTGCAGCACGATCTCCGAAAGCCTCGCCGAAAGCGAACTCTTCGGCCATCGGAAAGGTTCGTTTTCCGGCGCCGTGTCAGCCCGGTCTGGTCTTTTTCAGGCGGCGGAACGTGGCACCGTGTTCCTCGATGACGTCAACGACTTGCCACTGCGCTTGCAGCCGAAGTTGCTGGACGCGCTGCAAAGAGGCAGCATCCGGCCACTCGGTTCCGATCGCGAACAGCATGTAGATGTGCGGATCATCGCGGCAGCAAACCGGCAGCTTGAACCTCTGGTAGCGCAAGGAGAGTTCCGCGCGGACCTTTACCATCGGCTCAACGTCATCAAAGTGAACCTGCCACCGTTACGCGAGCGAGACGGCGATGACTTGGCTGCACTGGTGCTGGAATTTGCCCACCGCTACCCCGCACTCTACCAACGCATCGAGTCGCTGGATCCCGAGCTGTTGCAATACCTAAAAGTCTGTCGTTTCGAGGGAAACGTCCGCGAATTGGAGAATGCCGTTCAGCGGATGTTGTTCCTAAAAAACGAAGGCGATTCCCTCACACGTGCGGATTGGCTCCGCCAAGAAGCGGATTCGGCCACCGAGACCCAAGCTGCAAGCGACATCCCAGCTGCCGCCAACCTCCTGTGGCTCATCATGGTACGCAACGAGCTCCCTTTCCCTGAATTGATGCGCAAGATCGAAGGCGAACTGCTGCGGCGAGCTCTCCAGGTTAGCGGCAAGACCCGTCGCGAAATCGCTCAGCTCCTCCAGACCAGTGAACGCACGCTCTACCACAAGATGAGCGCACACGGGATCGGCGGATCGAAAGAGGCATAG